A single window of Thermodesulfobacteriota bacterium DNA harbors:
- a CDS encoding response regulator translates to MGSKRILVVDDDEVIRRLLRTYLTQSGYEVTEAEDGQKALERLGQERFDLLICDVMMPHKDGWEVVREVRSRPELSELPIIMLTAKGDDSDMFKGYELGANYYMTKPFTKAQLLYGLKLMFEETP, encoded by the coding sequence ATGGGGTCCAAGAGGATTTTGGTGGTAGATGATGATGAGGTCATCCGAAGGCTGTTACGGACCTACCTGACCCAATCGGGATATGAGGTGACGGAGGCCGAAGACGGTCAGAAGGCCCTCGAGAGACTCGGACAGGAGAGGTTCGATCTTCTCATCTGCGATGTCATGATGCCCCATAAAGATGGTTGGGAGGTGGTCAGGGAGGTGAGATCGAGGCCGGAGTTGAGCGAGCTACCCATCATCATGCTCACGGCAAAAGGGGATGACTCCGATATGTTCAAAGGATATGAGTTGGGAGCCAATTACTATATGACCAAACCCTTCACAAAGGCCCAGCTCCTGTATGGGTTGAAACTGATGTTCGAAGAAACCCCATAG